A single window of Prochlorothrix hollandica PCC 9006 = CALU 1027 DNA harbors:
- a CDS encoding DUF3318 domain-containing protein, with translation MTTFSSASVRTDMSELQRLKGLLPPELQSWVFVESSTAVDPPLITCEEIGRDEVEVQVDLVRWEQFALDQRNLLFWHEVGRIQNDTIPRDGWEMAALAIGLGGAVGELWVQDGVLLLLALGLSGFAGYRLYQKNNNEKRLQESIEADERSIALATRFGYTLPNAYKSLGSALKTLVEQTPKKRQRSKYEARLQALRRSAARAKAKAQASTPAPGTVKSSRQSENVFG, from the coding sequence ATGACAACATTTTCCAGCGCAAGCGTCAGAACGGACATGAGTGAACTCCAGCGACTGAAGGGGTTGCTCCCGCCAGAACTACAGAGTTGGGTTTTTGTGGAGTCCTCCACTGCCGTGGACCCACCCCTGATTACCTGTGAGGAGATTGGTCGCGACGAGGTGGAAGTCCAGGTGGACTTAGTGCGTTGGGAGCAGTTTGCCTTAGATCAACGTAATCTTTTGTTCTGGCATGAAGTGGGTCGTATTCAAAACGACACTATTCCCCGCGATGGTTGGGAAATGGCAGCCCTGGCCATCGGTCTAGGGGGTGCTGTGGGCGAATTGTGGGTTCAGGATGGGGTGTTGTTGTTGCTGGCTTTGGGGCTGTCGGGTTTTGCGGGTTACCGCCTGTACCAGAAAAATAATAATGAGAAACGGCTGCAAGAGTCGATCGAGGCCGATGAGCGATCCATTGCCCTGGCGACCCGCTTTGGCTACACCTTGCCCAATGCCTATAAAAGCCTGGGTAGCGCCCTGAAGACCTTGGTGGAACAAACCCCCAAAAAACGCCAGCGCAGCAAGTATGAAGCCCGTCTGCAAGCTCTACGCCGCAGTGCCGCCCGTGCCAAGGCCAAGGCCCAGGCCAGTACACCCGCCCCTGGAACCGTGAAGTCGTCTCGCCAGTCGGAAAATGTGTTTGGTTAA
- a CDS encoding acylphosphatase, translating to MIEDLPQTVAVDQDRAIAIQGSGALAGSTTAEIPGQAASQVSGQVSGPVSGQVSEGVAGAAIAPLAAHVIITGRVQGVCYRLATQQEAQRLALAGWVRNLPSGQVEAVFEGDRDALEDMVLWCHQGPSQARVTQVALHWHVAQGYDSFTIRP from the coding sequence ATGATCGAGGATCTACCCCAGACGGTGGCGGTGGATCAGGACCGGGCGATCGCGATCCAGGGTTCTGGTGCCCTGGCGGGGTCCACGACTGCAGAGATTCCCGGTCAAGCCGCGAGTCAGGTGTCTGGTCAGGTGTCTGGTCCGGTGTCTGGTCAGGTGTCTGAGGGGGTTGCAGGAGCCGCGATCGCCCCCCTGGCAGCCCACGTTATCATCACAGGACGAGTGCAGGGGGTTTGCTACCGGCTGGCAACCCAGCAAGAAGCTCAACGCTTAGCCCTAGCAGGATGGGTGCGCAATTTGCCCAGTGGCCAAGTGGAAGCTGTATTTGAGGGCGATCGTGATGCGCTTGAGGACATGGTGCTTTGGTGCCACCAAGGGCCATCCCAAGCCCGCGTCACCCAGGTGGCTCTACACTGGCACGTTGCCCAAGGCTACGACTCGTTTACCATTCGGCCTTAG
- a CDS encoding glycosyltransferase family 4 protein, whose product MLKILIYSYNYYPEPIGIAPLMTELAQGLVARGHRVRVVTGMPNYPERQIYPAYRGKFYCTEILQGVQVQRSYIMIRPNPGLLARMLLDGSFVVTSILHALKGWRPDVILYTSPPLPVSVPAVILGRIWRVPVVLNLQDILPEAAIHVGLLRNRFAIQVFEALERFAYRQATGISVITKKFADNLVQKGIETSKIVCIPNWVDVNFIRPLPIAENLFRQTYGLDDRFVVLYAGNIALTQGLETVIEAAYQLQHLPNLAVVVVGETKALQRLQQYCQKRQSQALAASQALADRQRSERDLSDRVVSHDGQEARKSHLGLAGDEPAHRNPLDTDAPSTAEARVGNLHFLPFQPREQLPVMLAAADVGLIVQRRNVVSFNMPSKTQLLLASGRPIIASVPATGSAAQVVAQSQGGLVVEPENATALAEAITALYHDRAYGQRLGHQGRQFALKHYSFEQALQSYEALFERLIKGEPIADPRIEAPPQSSATNGS is encoded by the coding sequence ATGCTCAAAATTCTGATTTACTCCTATAACTACTATCCCGAACCCATTGGTATTGCCCCTTTAATGACAGAACTGGCCCAGGGTTTAGTGGCGAGGGGGCACCGTGTTCGAGTGGTGACTGGGATGCCCAACTACCCGGAGCGGCAAATTTACCCAGCCTATCGGGGCAAGTTTTACTGCACAGAAATTCTCCAGGGGGTTCAGGTTCAGCGCAGTTACATCATGATCCGTCCTAATCCTGGACTCTTGGCCCGGATGTTGTTGGATGGCAGTTTTGTGGTAACCAGTATTCTCCACGCCCTCAAGGGTTGGCGACCCGATGTCATTCTCTACACGTCCCCGCCTTTGCCGGTGAGTGTTCCGGCGGTGATTTTAGGGCGTATCTGGCGAGTGCCCGTGGTGCTGAATTTGCAGGATATTTTGCCTGAAGCGGCCATCCATGTGGGTCTGCTGCGCAATCGCTTTGCCATTCAGGTGTTTGAAGCCTTGGAGCGGTTTGCTTATCGCCAAGCCACCGGTATTAGTGTAATTACTAAGAAATTTGCCGATAATTTAGTCCAGAAAGGCATTGAGACTAGCAAGATAGTCTGCATTCCCAATTGGGTCGATGTGAACTTTATTCGTCCTTTGCCGATCGCCGAAAACCTTTTTCGTCAAACCTATGGCTTGGACGATCGCTTTGTGGTGTTGTATGCCGGTAATATTGCTTTAACCCAGGGCTTAGAAACCGTGATCGAAGCGGCTTATCAGTTGCAACATCTGCCTAATCTAGCGGTGGTGGTGGTGGGGGAAACCAAGGCATTGCAACGGTTGCAGCAATATTGTCAAAAGCGTCAGAGTCAAGCATTGGCGGCTAGTCAGGCATTGGCAGACCGTCAGAGATCCGAACGCGACCTATCAGATCGGGTAGTGTCCCATGATGGACAAGAGGCTCGGAAATCCCACCTAGGCTTAGCTGGTGATGAACCAGCCCATAGGAACCCTCTCGACACCGACGCTCCCTCTACTGCCGAGGCTAGGGTGGGTAATCTCCATTTTCTGCCGTTCCAACCTAGGGAACAGTTGCCGGTGATGTTGGCGGCGGCGGATGTGGGGCTAATTGTGCAGCGCCGTAATGTGGTGTCCTTTAATATGCCCTCCAAAACCCAGTTACTGTTGGCTAGCGGTCGCCCCATTATTGCTTCGGTGCCCGCAACGGGTTCTGCGGCCCAAGTGGTCGCCCAAAGCCAGGGGGGACTCGTGGTGGAGCCAGAAAATGCGACGGCCCTGGCGGAAGCCATTACGGCTCTGTACCACGATCGCGCCTATGGCCAGCGCTTAGGCCACCAGGGTCGCCAGTTTGCCCTCAAACACTATAGTTTTGAGCAGGCGCTCCAGTCCTATGAGGCGTTATTTGAGCGGTTGATTAAGGGGGAACCGATCGCCGACCCTCGGATCGAAGCCCCTCCCCAGTCCTCTGCTACCAATGGCTCCTAA
- the rsfS gene encoding ribosome silencing factor, with amino-acid sequence MTESPPVVPLISPNTMEPSQPLADATLALAAAEAADDRKGADIVILRVTEVSYLADYFLLVTGFSPVQVKAIARSIEAKLSVDHHRHPKRMEGQQEGRWVLQDYGDLIVHIFMPQEREFYNLEAFWGHADQVPFIPSAPALSSDAAPAAGVAADLC; translated from the coding sequence ATGACTGAATCCCCCCCCGTTGTCCCTTTGATTTCCCCCAACACCATGGAGCCGTCCCAGCCCTTAGCTGATGCGACGTTGGCCCTTGCTGCTGCTGAGGCTGCTGACGATCGTAAAGGCGCTGATATTGTGATTTTGCGGGTAACAGAGGTGTCTTACCTGGCGGATTACTTTCTGTTGGTGACAGGATTTTCGCCGGTGCAGGTGAAAGCGATTGCCCGATCGATCGAAGCCAAGCTCAGCGTAGATCATCATCGCCACCCCAAGCGCATGGAAGGGCAGCAGGAAGGCCGCTGGGTTTTACAAGACTATGGTGATTTAATCGTCCATATTTTCATGCCCCAGGAACGGGAATTCTACAATTTAGAAGCGTTTTGGGGCCATGCAGACCAAGTGCCCTTTATCCCCAGTGCCCCTGCCCTGTCCTCCGATGCCGCCCCGGCTGCTGGTGTGGCTGCTGATTTGTGTTAG
- a CDS encoding CGLD27 family protein: MTQHSAPCPVPEEQQPLNEYQELQRSWFFRWALSPFPQLWKPLLWLWLASWLVAGPVAAASFMPSRHWGKFLLTSATGAWLPVGLILLQLYLGWRYVCDRLARPVVCYEESGWFDGQLWQKPPDILSRDRLIVAYEIRPLLHRLEQLFALGGVWILGGVLSWPFLP, encoded by the coding sequence ATGACGCAACATTCTGCCCCCTGTCCTGTGCCCGAAGAGCAGCAACCCCTCAATGAATATCAGGAACTCCAGCGCTCCTGGTTCTTCCGGTGGGCGCTCTCTCCGTTTCCCCAGTTATGGAAACCCCTACTGTGGCTGTGGCTGGCCAGTTGGCTGGTGGCGGGTCCGGTGGCGGCGGCTAGCTTCATGCCCAGTCGCCATTGGGGTAAGTTTTTGCTCACCAGTGCCACGGGAGCTTGGTTGCCCGTCGGCTTGATCCTGTTGCAGTTGTATTTGGGTTGGCGCTATGTGTGCGATCGCCTAGCCCGCCCCGTGGTTTGCTATGAAGAGTCCGGCTGGTTTGATGGTCAATTGTGGCAAAAGCCCCCTGATATCCTCAGCCGCGATCGCCTCATTGTTGCCTATGAGATCCGTCCCCTCCTGCACCGCCTCGAACAGCTTTTCGCCCTAGGGGGGGTGTGGATCCTGGGGGGGGTGTTAAGTTGGCCCTTTCTGCCCTAG
- the gatA gene encoding Asp-tRNA(Asn)/Glu-tRNA(Gln) amidotransferase subunit GatA codes for MDSIRDLHQQLVTKQRSAVDIAQAALDRLQRLEPQLHSFLTITPDRALAQAQAVDDRLAAGEEIGLLAGIPIGIKDNLCTQGIPTTCGSQILAQFVPPYESTVTTKLAAAGSVMVGKTNLDEFAMGSSTENSGFQRSHNPWDLEAVPGGSSGGSAAAVAADQCVVALGSDTGGSIRQPAAFCGVVGMKPTYGLVSRYGLVAYASSLDQIGPFGRTVEDAAILLGAIAGHDPKDSTSLSVKIPDYTQFLLPDLKGIKVGVITETFGEGLDESVATAVQGAIEQLKALGAEIQEISCPRFRYGLPTYYIIAPSEASANLARYDGVKYGFRQPDAENILSMYTQTRSQGFGAEVKRRIMLGTYALSAGYYDAYYLKAQKVRTLIKQDFDTAFESVDVLVCPTAPTTAFKAGSKTEDPISMYLSDLMTIPVNLAGLPGLSLPCGFDDQRLPIGIQLVGNVLREDQVFRVAYAYEQSTPWHQQHPSL; via the coding sequence ATGGACTCGATCCGCGACCTGCACCAACAGCTTGTAACCAAACAACGATCGGCAGTGGACATAGCCCAGGCTGCCCTCGATCGCCTCCAACGCCTAGAACCCCAACTCCATAGTTTTTTGACCATTACCCCCGATCGTGCCCTGGCCCAGGCCCAAGCCGTGGACGATCGCCTTGCGGCTGGGGAAGAGATTGGGCTGTTGGCAGGGATTCCCATTGGTATTAAAGACAACCTCTGCACCCAAGGCATTCCCACCACCTGCGGTTCCCAGATTTTGGCCCAGTTTGTCCCCCCCTACGAGTCCACCGTCACCACCAAGTTGGCAGCAGCAGGATCCGTGATGGTGGGCAAAACCAACCTGGACGAGTTCGCCATGGGCAGTTCCACGGAAAATTCTGGATTCCAGCGCAGCCATAATCCCTGGGATTTAGAGGCCGTTCCAGGGGGATCGTCGGGGGGATCGGCGGCGGCGGTGGCGGCGGATCAGTGTGTGGTGGCCTTGGGTTCAGACACGGGGGGATCGATTCGGCAACCGGCGGCTTTCTGCGGCGTGGTGGGGATGAAGCCCACCTATGGCTTGGTGTCCCGCTATGGCTTGGTGGCCTATGCGTCGTCGTTGGATCAAATTGGACCCTTTGGGCGCACGGTGGAGGATGCCGCGATTTTACTGGGGGCGATCGCCGGCCATGATCCCAAGGATTCCACCAGTCTATCGGTCAAAATCCCTGACTATACCCAGTTTTTGCTGCCGGATCTCAAGGGCATCAAGGTGGGGGTGATTACGGAAACCTTTGGGGAGGGGCTGGATGAGTCGGTGGCCACGGCAGTGCAAGGGGCGATCGAGCAATTAAAAGCCCTAGGAGCAGAAATTCAGGAAATTTCCTGCCCTCGGTTCCGTTATGGCCTGCCCACCTACTACATCATCGCCCCCTCGGAAGCCTCCGCCAATTTGGCCCGCTACGATGGGGTGAAGTATGGGTTCCGCCAACCGGACGCTGAAAACATTTTGTCCATGTATACCCAAACCCGATCCCAGGGCTTTGGGGCAGAGGTGAAGCGACGCATTATGTTAGGCACCTATGCCCTGTCGGCGGGCTATTACGATGCCTACTACCTCAAGGCCCAGAAGGTGCGCACCCTAATCAAGCAGGATTTTGATACCGCCTTTGAGTCCGTGGATGTGTTGGTCTGTCCCACCGCTCCGACCACAGCCTTTAAGGCAGGATCCAAAACGGAAGACCCCATTAGTATGTATCTCTCGGACTTAATGACGATTCCGGTGAACCTGGCGGGTCTGCCGGGGCTGAGTTTGCCCTGTGGGTTTGATGACCAGAGGTTACCCATTGGCATCCAGTTGGTGGGTAATGTGCTGCGGGAAGATCAGGTGTTCCGCGTGGCCTATGCCTACGAACAATCCACCCCCTGGCATCAGCAACACCCCAGTTTGTAG
- a CDS encoding carbon dioxide-concentrating mechanism protein CcmK, with protein MSLQAVGSLETKGFPPVLAAADAMVKAGRVTLVGYLRAGSARFTVNIRGDVSEVKAAMEAGIEAAENTPGGTLETWVIIPRPHENVECIFPIAYSEVVEPFRQAVN; from the coding sequence ATGTCCCTACAAGCAGTTGGATCCTTAGAAACCAAGGGATTCCCCCCCGTATTGGCGGCAGCGGATGCCATGGTCAAGGCCGGTCGTGTCACCTTGGTGGGGTATCTGCGGGCGGGGAGTGCCCGGTTTACGGTCAACATTCGCGGGGATGTGTCTGAAGTCAAAGCGGCCATGGAAGCGGGCATTGAAGCGGCGGAAAATACCCCCGGCGGCACCCTAGAAACCTGGGTTATTATTCCCCGTCCCCACGAAAATGTGGAGTGCATTTTCCCCATTGCCTACAGTGAAGTTGTTGAACCCTTCCGTCAAGCGGTGAACTAA
- a CDS encoding DUF1823 family protein: MVDLPPLTSDLLWAILRDEISDEVANGLVWQGLGYRWDSHSQQWQTGEVAEDWRKDYPEPPNFIESRPATVKLTRSIPQTHKQLLKEELGFKGYTLDELVPRKTRRATLVNWLLSYRKNLGEAVTDDEVTSLPES; encoded by the coding sequence ATGGTTGATCTCCCTCCCCTAACCTCGGATCTGCTGTGGGCCATTCTTCGGGATGAGATCAGCGATGAGGTGGCCAATGGTTTGGTGTGGCAAGGGCTGGGGTATCGCTGGGATAGCCATAGCCAGCAGTGGCAAACGGGGGAGGTGGCTGAGGACTGGCGCAAGGATTACCCAGAGCCACCCAATTTCATCGAAAGCCGCCCTGCAACGGTCAAGCTGACCCGATCGATCCCCCAGACCCACAAACAGTTACTAAAAGAAGAATTAGGCTTTAAGGGCTATACCCTCGATGAGTTGGTACCCCGCAAAACCCGCCGCGCCACCTTGGTCAACTGGCTCCTCAGTTATCGTAAAAATCTGGGGGAAGCCGTCACGGATGACGAGGTAACATCGCTGCCGGAATCGTAA
- a CDS encoding YqeG family HAD IIIA-type phosphatase — protein sequence MSWANLLQPNLILPGSVIDITPDLLRQHQIQGLILDVDDTLVPSTVPHVSEQLCDWVEALRPHVSLWLVTNNVNRNRIRRISEAVKVPYLLGAGKPSRRKLREAANAMALPHAGIAMVGDRLLTDILAGNRLGMFTILVKPMGQSTFGHQRCIHQFEYWLSQHLSSHHTADL from the coding sequence ATGTCTTGGGCTAACCTTCTCCAACCCAACCTGATCCTACCGGGATCCGTCATTGACATTACCCCAGACTTACTGCGACAACACCAGATCCAGGGACTGATTCTTGATGTGGATGATACCCTGGTGCCTTCGACGGTGCCCCATGTGTCTGAGCAGCTCTGCGACTGGGTTGAAGCCCTACGCCCCCATGTCAGCCTCTGGCTGGTGACTAATAATGTGAACCGCAATCGCATTCGTCGCATTTCTGAGGCTGTCAAGGTGCCCTATCTGCTGGGGGCGGGCAAACCCTCCCGGCGCAAGCTGCGGGAAGCGGCCAACGCCATGGCCTTGCCTCACGCTGGTATTGCCATGGTGGGCGATCGGCTGCTGACCGATATCTTGGCGGGCAATCGCCTCGGAATGTTTACCATTCTGGTCAAACCCATGGGTCAGTCAACCTTCGGTCACCAGCGGTGCATCCACCAATTTGAATATTGGCTGTCCCAACACCTCAGTTCCCACCACACTGCCGATCTTTAA
- a CDS encoding thioredoxin — MTSGRVLAPVPTLLATPNRGNHGGIAPTKIGESAKVK; from the coding sequence TTGACCTCGGGTAGGGTTCTCGCCCCCGTGCCGACCCTCTTGGCGACCCCCAACCGGGGCAACCACGGGGGGATTGCCCCTACCAAAATCGGGGAATCTGCCAAGGTGAAATAG
- a CDS encoding IS1634 family transposase: protein MNLKEQEIDVKDIDHLGIIAGIMDEMDLVGLIDQLIPPHSLEKISVGIAVKAMVLNCMGFLTSPFYLFSQFFEGKAVEHLLGEGIKAEHLNESRLGRTLDEIFKYGVSQLFVQIVMVAVKVFGVEITSGHADTTSLSVEGEYKDGVCEKQKRKRGRGGKRGERDKAEEDDGLKPIKVKEGYSRDHRPDLKQIMIT, encoded by the coding sequence ATGAACTTAAAAGAACAAGAGATCGATGTCAAAGACATTGACCATTTAGGAATAATAGCAGGAATCATGGACGAAATGGATTTGGTTGGCTTAATCGACCAGCTAATTCCTCCCCATTCCCTCGAAAAGATTAGTGTTGGCATTGCCGTCAAAGCAATGGTCTTAAATTGCATGGGCTTTCTGACCAGCCCATTTTATCTATTCTCTCAATTTTTCGAGGGGAAAGCCGTTGAACACTTACTCGGAGAAGGAATTAAAGCAGAACACCTCAATGAGAGTCGTTTAGGGAGAACCTTAGATGAAATCTTTAAGTATGGAGTGAGCCAATTATTTGTCCAAATCGTGATGGTAGCCGTAAAAGTGTTTGGGGTTGAAATCACAAGCGGCCATGCCGACACCACCAGCTTATCCGTAGAAGGGGAATACAAGGACGGAGTTTGCGAGAAGCAGAAGAGGAAGAGGGGAAGAGGGGGAAAAAGGGGAGAAAGGGACAAAGCGGAAGAAGACGATGGTCTAAAACCCATTAAAGTCAAGGAGGGCTATTCACGAGACCATCGACCCGACTTAAAGCAAATCATGATAACATAG